The DNA sequence TCAGGAATCAAACCCTTCTCTTTGACAAACCAAACAAAAAGAATTCTTGTTAGCAGGCGAATCAAATTTTTAGCGTTATGTTCTCTAACAACCGGATTATCAATGGCATCTTTACCAAACTCTGCTTCCAAGGGAGCTTCCGGGAAAAAAACTTCCCGCATCGCCCAGAAATACCAGTCAGAAAGTTCACGGTAAAACCGTTTGTTGAGCTCTTTAATACTTAAAACAGATTGCCAGCCTTCATGGAAAGCTATAAAGTTTTTAGGTTCAAATTTACGCTGGACTTCTGAAAAACTAAGTTCAAACAGAATTTCAATATGGGCACGGTGGGGACTTTTTATATTGATGTCCTTTATAAAGGTCACCTTTTCAAAAACAGATTTGGAGGAATCTATTTTATTGGGTCTTCTATTTATAATAGCAAGGGAAAGCTTTTCTCCATAACTGAAAAGGATCATCACCGGCATAGTGAAAAGTTTATTGATTTCACGGGTAATTGTCGAAAGCTTTGTTCGTGAATACTCCATTTTTGAAAGACTGATACTTATAAAAAGATAAGATTCATATTCATCCGGTTTAAATTTTCTTTGAAAAAGGGAACTTTGACGAAGGACTTCATCGGCTGTGTATTGGAAAAGAAAACATACTTCCTGCCAATTGGAGAGTAATATTTTCTTTAAAATCCCGGACGCATTTTCCGGGTATTTTTCACGAAATAATTCTTCAAAATCTTCTTTGCTATAATCATCCCTTTTCTCACTTTCATAGCCCAGAGTTTTTAATAATTGTAGAGAGCCATCCAGTAATTTTCCGGAAGAGAAATTGATTAATTTCTGTTGAATACTTTCCTTTAATGAATTCATATTACTATTACCTGTTATATTTGTGTTTTAGAGGGTTGTTTTGTATGTATCGACGTATTCTAAATAATTCTTGCTCATTGCGAATAATTCTATCATAATATCTGGACTGCCATTCAAAATCTAAACAACCATTCAAATGAATTTTTTTCGTACAGGATGATTTAAACCCGCGAATGATATTGGTTAAATTTTGTATATAATTTCCTGTAAAATGGATAATTGTATCCATATTTACGGTGTTTTCCAATCCCGTGGGGACGCATTCCGTGCATTCCGTAGGGACGCATTGCAATGCGTCCCTACGGGAAATTGCGTCCCTACGGGAAATTGCGTCCCTACGGGAAATTGATTTTGGTTTTAATATTTGAATAATGCCATGTATATGGTCGGGCATAATAATGAATTCATCTAAATGTAAATTTGGTCGTATTTTTAAGGAATGAAACCATTGTTCTTTTATGATTTTTCCAGTATCCGATAGGATCACATTACCGTTTAGCAATTTCCCAAAATATGGAATTCTATTTTTTGTATTAATCGTTATAAAGTAATAACCGGGTGTAGAATAATTATAATCTTTTAACCTTGGCGATTTTCTTTGTCGCATATTATTTTTTATCCTTAATCCTCAACCAGGTGATTAATTCAAAATTATTCTCATTTTTGATACTATGTTTCGTATCATCCATTTTATGCTTCTTATTTATCGTAAGAGAACTAAGAGACTTTTTCTTATATATCCCGCTTGTTTCTTCTATAACCTTGTTTAATAATTTACTATAAAACTCCATGTTTTTTCCATTATTTGTTTCTTGATTAAACTCCCTGCATAAAGACTCTATAGGTTCCGTTCTTCCGGCACAGAGCGCACGATAAATATCTAATATTTGCTTTGCATGAACAAATTTATATCTGACATCACCGGTATCCATCACATAGGCCAGGTAATAGGGCTGTAGGGGATTTACTGAATCCTGTTTGTCTGTAGAGTTTGTTTGTCGTAAACAAAAAATAACACCGGGAGGAAGAGTTTGAATAGAACCACTATCTTTTAGTTGGACTTCTCCCGGCACGAGGGAATAGAGTCCCATAGGAGTGTCTCTCAATTTTTTTTCATTTTCCTGTAGAAAATTTAAAAGGTCGATACGAAAATCATCCAGGGTAAAGTCACTAAAAGAAATATTATCCTGCAAATCATCAAAATCTAAAATTTCTTTTTGCATTCGTCTTAACTGCTCATCTCTATAACTCAGATCCTCCGTAACCATGTCTTCAATTTCTTCTATATTTAAAATATTATCTTCATTGGTTGCAGAAATATCAACCAGGGCCATTCTTGCTTCAACCCTATGTTTTAATTTGATATAATTATCCAATTCTTTTGTAGGCCAGAAATTGATAAGATGAACAGCCTTATTTTTACTGCCAATCCTATCAATACGTCCGAACCTTTGAATTACCCTGACCGGGTTCCAGTGAATGTCATAATTAATAAGAGTATCACAGTCCTGAAGGTTCTGCCCTTCGGAAATACAATCGGTAGCAATTAAAATATCAATTTCTTCTTCCGGCATACCTTTCATTTTATCCCTATTTTTAGAGATAGGGGAAAAGTTAATTAAAATATCATCATACTTACTTTTACCGAGAGTTGTATGGTTACTACCCGAACCAATAACAAGAGCAATATTGGCATTATACTCATCCTTTATTGTTTTATAGAGATTTTTATAAAGATATGTAGCTGTATCCGAAAAGGCAGTAAAGATAAGAACTTTTTTATTCACCCTACCCTCTTTGGTTACGCTTGGGTTTTGAATCTTATTTATAATAAGTTCTTTTAGTTTTGCAAGCTTGGCATCTCTTTCTGCTGAAATAGATTCAGAGCTATTATACAGAGTAATCAACTGATCTTTATCTTCTTTAAGGCTTTGCAACCAATCTTCTACATTTATATCATCAAATTTATAGACAAGTTTTTCTCCGACTTGAAAGGCATCATTTTCTTCCTCGCCCGATTCTTCTTCCTGAGTAGCATTTTCTATTTCATAATCTCTGTTTTTAGCATTGATAAGATAATCTTCCAAATCCTGTATTAATTTATCAATTTTTCGAATGGTTCTATCGATAGTAATTCGAAAGGAGTGTATGGAACTCTCCAGACGTTTCATGAAATTCACTTTCATCATGCCGGCAAGAAAGTATTCCCTTTTCTCCTGGGTAAAATTTTTCACCATTCGAGGACTTACTTTTTTTTCGTATTCAGGAATCATTTCTGTTTTTAGAAAAGTAAAAGGAGTAAATAAAGATAATCGATATTCGGAAATTTCCTTATAAATTTTATCATAGGACATGAATCTATCATTCAAGTCTATTTTTGTATTAATAGAGATAGGTTTCTTTCTTTTCGGAAAACTACCAATTTTTTCTAAATTAGCTTTATAGTATTTAATTATATGTTTCCTGGAACGAGCTATCGTAAGTTCATCTAATAATTTAAAAAAACCGGGTGGAAGTTTCTCAATTAAGTCTTCCGTTTTACGGTTTGTATTCTTAGGATCCGCCCATAATGTAAAGATTTTTTGGGAATTTGTCAGAGTTCTATGAATACTATCAATTCCTATAGATTCAGAATATTTATAATCATCTCCCGCACTTAAAAAATATAGTTGGTTTTTTAAATCTCCAAGATTTACGTTAACCGGAGTCGCTGTAAGAAGTAAAACTTTTGTGTTCTTACCACTTTGAATAATATCCTGCATGAGCTTTTCATAACGACTTTTTCGTATAGTATTCCCTTCCTCATCTCTTTTTCCTTTCGTATTATTTCTAAAATTATGAGATTCATCAATTACAACTAAATCAAAATTACCCCACAATACACTGGATAAATCAACATCTCCCTGCCTGCCTTCATCACGAAGATCTGTGTGGTTTAAAACCATATAGCCAAATTTATCATCAATAAAAGGATTGAGGCTTGTCTGGTTTGTTGCCTGATAAACAGTCCAGTTATTTCTCAATTTCTTAGGGCAAAGAACAAGAACTCTATCATTTCTAAGTTCAAAATACTTAATCACTGCAAGAGCTTCAAATGTCTTTCCAAGACCCACGCTATCAGCAATAATACAACCGTTGTATTCTTCTATCTTATTGATTGCCGATTTGACACCATCTTTTTG is a window from the Leptospiraceae bacterium genome containing:
- a CDS encoding DEAD/DEAH box helicase family protein, whose protein sequence is MNQLRFSGIRDNKKRGSVSDFLKEFIQPKSKLSFVSAFFTIYAYHKMKENLDEIDELRFLFGEPRFIRSLDPEKTDKKAFNIEDNVLSLSNRLEQSRIARECESWIREKVQIRSIRKPNFLHGKMYHIRERGGLTHCITGSSNFTVNGLGLNEIPNIELNLITNDNRDIQDLLNWFNEIWESEHVEDVKGEVIEYLKQLYLDYSPEFIYYKTLYHIFQKYLQDKANLDLLENKTHFFDTLIWNKLFEFQKDGVKSAINKIEEYNGCIIADSVGLGKTFEALAVIKYFELRNDRVLVLCPKKLRNNWTVYQATNQTSLNPFIDDKFGYMVLNHTDLRDEGRQGDVDLSSVLWGNFDLVVIDESHNFRNNTKGKRDEEGNTIRKSRYEKLMQDIIQSGKNTKVLLLTATPVNVNLGDLKNQLYFLSAGDDYKYSESIGIDSIHRTLTNSQKIFTLWADPKNTNRKTEDLIEKLPPGFFKLLDELTIARSRKHIIKYYKANLEKIGSFPKRKKPISINTKIDLNDRFMSYDKIYKEISEYRLSLFTPFTFLKTEMIPEYEKKVSPRMVKNFTQEKREYFLAGMMKVNFMKRLESSIHSFRITIDRTIRKIDKLIQDLEDYLINAKNRDYEIENATQEEESGEEENDAFQVGEKLVYKFDDINVEDWLQSLKEDKDQLITLYNSSESISAERDAKLAKLKELIINKIQNPSVTKEGRVNKKVLIFTAFSDTATYLYKNLYKTIKDEYNANIALVIGSGSNHTTLGKSKYDDILINFSPISKNRDKMKGMPEEEIDILIATDCISEGQNLQDCDTLINYDIHWNPVRVIQRFGRIDRIGSKNKAVHLINFWPTKELDNYIKLKHRVEARMALVDISATNEDNILNIEEIEDMVTEDLSYRDEQLRRMQKEILDFDDLQDNISFSDFTLDDFRIDLLNFLQENEKKLRDTPMGLYSLVPGEVQLKDSGSIQTLPPGVIFCLRQTNSTDKQDSVNPLQPYYLAYVMDTGDVRYKFVHAKQILDIYRALCAGRTEPIESLCREFNQETNNGKNMEFYSKLLNKVIEETSGIYKKKSLSSLTINKKHKMDDTKHSIKNENNFELITWLRIKDKK